A window of Arcobacter sp. CECT 8983 contains these coding sequences:
- a CDS encoding sensor histidine kinase, with amino-acid sequence MKQTSLEDFMELEEQNKELEKLVAIEVEKNRQKDEIIFQQNKLAAMGEMLENIAHQWRQPLMELSSLFIPIEAKLNFNKSINNDELLDSISKLNHITKYMSNTIDDFKNFFATNKEKTEFKLSDQINSSLGIIITGLRKNGIFVDIVIKNNPTIYGYKNEYTQVLINLLNNAKDALVDRKIKEPKIIITLDSDNKNSILSVEDNAGGIEVTPVDNIFKPFFTYGKKEGTGIGLFMSKLIIEKNMNGKLLVSNKNYGANFKIISPLK; translated from the coding sequence ATGAAGCAAACTAGTTTAGAAGATTTTATGGAGTTAGAAGAACAAAATAAAGAGTTAGAAAAATTAGTTGCTATAGAAGTTGAAAAAAATAGACAAAAAGATGAAATAATTTTTCAACAAAATAAACTTGCTGCAATGGGTGAAATGCTAGAGAATATTGCCCACCAATGGAGACAACCCTTAATGGAGTTGTCTTCTTTATTTATTCCTATTGAAGCTAAACTCAATTTTAATAAAAGTATAAATAATGATGAGTTATTAGACTCTATTTCTAAACTAAATCATATAACCAAATATATGTCAAATACAATAGATGACTTCAAAAACTTCTTTGCAACCAATAAAGAAAAAACCGAGTTTAAACTCTCTGATCAAATAAACTCTTCTTTAGGAATAATCATCACAGGGCTACGTAAAAATGGGATTTTTGTTGATATCGTTATTAAAAATAATCCTACTATTTATGGCTATAAAAATGAATATACTCAAGTTTTAATAAATCTATTAAATAATGCAAAAGATGCTTTAGTTGATAGAAAAATAAAAGAACCTAAAATTATTATAACTTTAGATTCTGATAATAAAAATTCTATTCTTAGTGTTGAAGATAATGCAGGTGGAATTGAAGTAACACCTGTTGATAATATTTTTAAACCTTTTTTTACTTATGGTAAAAAGGAAGGTACTGGAATAGGGCTTTTTATGTCAAAATTAATTATCGAAAAGAATATGAATGGAAAGCTTCTTGTTTCTAATAAAAATTATGGAGCAAATTTTAAAATAATCTCACCTTTAAAATAA
- a CDS encoding TolC family protein, giving the protein MKSNNSIKMIFLSLFLYLSVTSLCATSLKDSVEKVLSTNPNVIAERKNQEAYKMYVDERRGNYLPTLDIESYFQKGSEREKRDINKTATDGEWTDQDGYSAAIVLRQYIYDGGLTPSEVAQTKYQDLANKHRSFYAIENTVLETIKAYTGLVQSDEVLTLTESMIKINEDNLAIAKEQESISGEVLETYQVSSKLHFIRDRYIDEEDKKDTTLAKYFKLVGENPTSKTCRPAIDETKIPKNLEEAIKKAVASNYRILEQIEKIKMQREKIAQANASFLPKIDLELKASIDEDLELTENGRTDEKYIRLNFNWNLFNGNKNNVTSTQEKTFLEEQKKTLDDITQEIVAEIKSLYGKHDTYKRRIEELKKYVKANVNIVDVYRSEFQAGTRTFVDILDAERELYESTKTLIEVEYALINNYYDLMFNLSNLTNSVVNSKNQDCANIAPRIINYKPKKQNNNIEKELEGLISDTDSELIRKELNLDLKRELELDGKTNDILNKNDNLEDKLDSFLNIPKDKIISLNSTLVLSNKAYIDNINKI; this is encoded by the coding sequence ATGAAATCTAACAATAGCATAAAAATGATTTTTTTGAGTTTGTTTTTGTATCTATCAGTGACATCTCTTTGTGCAACTAGTTTAAAAGATAGTGTTGAAAAAGTTTTAAGTACAAATCCAAATGTTATAGCTGAAAGAAAGAATCAAGAAGCATATAAAATGTATGTTGATGAAAGAAGAGGCAATTATTTACCTACATTAGATATAGAATCATATTTTCAAAAGGGAAGTGAAAGAGAAAAAAGAGATATAAATAAAACAGCTACTGATGGTGAATGGACTGATCAAGATGGTTATAGTGCAGCAATTGTTTTAAGACAATATATATATGATGGAGGATTGACTCCTTCTGAAGTTGCACAAACGAAATATCAAGATTTAGCAAATAAACACAGAAGTTTTTATGCAATTGAAAACACAGTTTTAGAAACAATTAAAGCTTACACAGGCTTAGTTCAATCAGATGAAGTATTAACGTTAACTGAGTCTATGATAAAAATAAATGAAGATAATTTAGCTATAGCAAAAGAACAAGAAAGTATTAGTGGAGAAGTTTTAGAAACATATCAAGTATCTTCAAAACTGCATTTTATAAGAGATAGATATATTGATGAAGAAGATAAAAAAGATACAACATTAGCTAAGTATTTTAAATTAGTGGGTGAAAATCCTACTAGTAAAACATGTAGACCAGCTATTGATGAAACTAAAATCCCAAAAAATTTAGAAGAAGCTATAAAAAAAGCGGTTGCTAGTAATTATAGAATATTAGAACAAATAGAAAAAATAAAAATGCAAAGAGAAAAAATTGCACAAGCGAACGCATCATTTTTACCAAAAATAGATTTAGAGTTAAAAGCTTCAATTGATGAAGATTTAGAATTAACTGAAAATGGTAGAACAGATGAAAAATATATTAGGTTGAATTTTAATTGGAATTTATTTAATGGTAATAAAAATAATGTAACTTCGACTCAAGAAAAAACTTTCTTAGAAGAACAAAAGAAAACTTTAGATGATATTACTCAAGAAATTGTTGCAGAAATAAAATCTTTATATGGGAAACATGATACATATAAAAGAAGAATTGAAGAGCTAAAAAAATATGTAAAAGCAAATGTAAATATTGTAGATGTATATAGAAGTGAATTTCAAGCAGGTACAAGAACTTTTGTTGATATTTTAGATGCAGAAAGAGAACTTTATGAATCAACAAAAACGTTAATAGAAGTTGAATACGCTTTAATAAACAATTATTATGACTTGATGTTTAACTTATCAAACCTAACAAACTCAGTAGTGAATTCAAAAAATCAAGATTGTGCAAATATTGCTCCAAGAATAATTAATTATAAACCTAAAAAACAAAATAATAATATTGAAAAAGAACTTGAAGGTTTAATTAGTGATACAGACAGTGAATTAATTAGAAAAGAATTAAATCTTGATTTAAAAAGAGAGTTAGAATTAGATGGAAAAACAAATGATATTTTAAATAAAAATGATAATTTAGAAGATAAATTAGATAGCTTTTTAAATATACCTAAAGATAAAATAATTAGTTTAAACTCTACTCTTGTATTGTCTAATAAGGCATATATTGATAATATAAATAAAATCTAA
- a CDS encoding response regulator transcription factor, producing MENYINNKKSVKIIKEHLNILYIEDERNIREKLKEAIKLIVSNVYDCEDISQAKEILDKHRIDIIISDINLKNENALEFIKNIRKYYLNLPIILLSAYTEKNYLLEAAKLKLVDYLVKPIDFKILNNTIDKAAQELIQYGNYIVDFENKTSYNILNKKLLSKETKKDIILTAKEIELLEYFISNSNRVLSHDEIKNKLWIDSYEITDSALKNLINKLRKKIGKESIKNISGVGFKIELI from the coding sequence ATGGAAAATTACATAAATAATAAAAAAAGTGTTAAAATTATTAAAGAACACTTAAATATTCTTTATATTGAAGATGAAAGAAATATAAGAGAAAAGTTAAAAGAGGCTATAAAGCTTATTGTATCGAATGTTTATGATTGTGAAGACATTTCTCAAGCAAAAGAGATTTTAGATAAACATAGAATTGACATAATAATTTCTGACATTAATTTAAAGAATGAAAATGCCTTAGAATTTATAAAAAATATAAGAAAATATTATTTAAATTTACCTATTATTTTATTATCAGCATACACTGAAAAAAATTATTTATTAGAAGCAGCAAAACTAAAACTTGTTGATTATTTAGTAAAACCCATTGATTTTAAAATATTAAATAATACTATAGATAAAGCTGCACAGGAGCTTATTCAATACGGAAATTACATTGTTGATTTTGAAAATAAAACATCTTATAATATTCTTAATAAGAAATTATTATCTAAAGAAACCAAGAAAGACATTATATTAACAGCAAAAGAGATAGAATTGCTTGAATATTTTATTTCTAACAGTAATAGAGTCCTTTCCCATGATGAAATAAAAAATAAACTTTGGATAGATTCTTATGAAATTACAGACTCTGCACTTAAAAACTTAATTAATAAACTAAGAAAAAAAATAGGGAAAGAGTCAATAAAGAATATTTCAGGAGTTGGATTTAAAATAGAATTGATTTAA
- a CDS encoding HlyD family type I secretion periplasmic adaptor subunit, which yields MIKKWFNKLYGLDKSPDEDLEFVYSSYANANETPSKVANLTFIFIISFFTLVILWSAFAEIDELARGNGKVIPSDKIQRVQSLDGGIISEILVKDGESVKKGTPLMKIDTTRFQATLEESKQEYISLLAVKQRLEAEATLDLTKPVPILEFPKEVLEDKSGYDRLEQTLLANRYEELKSSVDVLETQLAQKRQELTEIKNTIKNLKKSFALIKEQRETIHKLVRRGVKSKYELLNIEKEYTDVSSELETALLSVKRSELAIQEAKSRVSEKLNNFRAEASNTLQETVGLISKFEARLVGDKDKVAKTTIVSPVDGIVKQLYFNTIGGVIQPGVDLVEIVPQSDILLVEAKIDPKDIAFINPSQKAIVKITAYDFSIYGGLDAKITEISADSIVDKESKEGKSYYRVIVRTEKNYLERNGEKLPIIPGMVASVDIITGKKTILDFILKPILKVKQNALHER from the coding sequence ATGATAAAAAAATGGTTTAATAAGCTTTATGGTCTTGATAAAAGTCCTGATGAAGATTTAGAGTTTGTCTATTCAAGTTATGCAAATGCAAATGAGACACCTAGTAAAGTGGCAAATCTAACTTTTATATTTATAATTTCTTTTTTTACTTTAGTCATTCTTTGGTCAGCATTTGCAGAGATTGATGAGTTAGCAAGAGGAAATGGTAAAGTTATTCCTTCAGATAAAATTCAAAGAGTTCAGTCTCTTGATGGAGGTATTATTTCAGAAATTCTAGTAAAAGATGGTGAGTCAGTGAAAAAAGGCACTCCTTTAATGAAAATTGATACAACAAGATTTCAAGCAACATTAGAAGAGAGTAAGCAAGAGTATATTAGTTTATTAGCAGTTAAACAAAGACTTGAAGCTGAAGCTACTTTAGACTTAACAAAACCAGTTCCTATTTTGGAGTTTCCTAAAGAAGTATTAGAAGATAAATCAGGTTATGATAGATTGGAACAGACTCTTTTAGCTAATAGATATGAAGAGTTAAAATCATCAGTAGATGTTTTGGAAACTCAACTTGCACAAAAAAGACAAGAATTAACTGAAATAAAAAATACTATTAAGAATCTTAAAAAAAGTTTTGCCCTTATAAAAGAACAAAGGGAAACAATTCATAAGCTTGTAAGAAGAGGGGTTAAGTCTAAATATGAACTTTTAAATATAGAAAAAGAGTATACAGATGTAAGTTCTGAATTAGAAACAGCTTTATTATCTGTAAAAAGGTCTGAACTAGCGATACAAGAAGCAAAAAGTAGAGTATCTGAAAAATTAAATAATTTTAGAGCGGAAGCTTCAAATACTTTACAAGAAACTGTTGGATTAATTAGTAAATTTGAAGCAAGATTAGTGGGAGATAAAGATAAAGTTGCTAAAACAACTATTGTTTCGCCAGTAGATGGAATAGTGAAGCAGTTATATTTTAATACAATAGGTGGAGTAATCCAACCAGGGGTAGATTTAGTTGAAATAGTTCCTCAAAGTGATATTTTATTAGTTGAAGCAAAGATTGATCCTAAAGATATTGCTTTTATTAATCCTAGTCAAAAAGCAATTGTAAAAATAACTGCCTATGATTTTTCAATTTATGGTGGATTAGATGCAAAAATCACAGAAATCTCTGCTGATAGTATTGTAGATAAGGAATCAAAAGAGGGTAAAAGTTATTATAGAGTTATTGTAAGAACAGAGAAGAATTATTTAGAACGTAATGGTGAGAAACTACCAATTATTCCAGGTATGGTGGCTTCTGTTGATATTATTACTGGTAAAAAGACAATACTTGACTTTATATTAAAACCAATATTAAAAGTAAAGCAAAATGCTTTACATGAAAGATAA
- a CDS encoding type I secretion system permease/ATPase, whose amino-acid sequence MQEKEKLDESLNTLKDRRTVDTLLECLIFLSKYHKREASAESLKFNLPVHNKSLDLDMFIDAAKRIGLTSKVVKREITKLTKLALPAVLLLEKDRSCVLLDYDEKEGIAKVILPGLSSGETEMTLEKLNSEYLGELIILKPEFNFNNRIEKEIQVDSPQKWFWGTLFRNKNIYKQVILVSLFINLFILATPLFTMNVYDRVLPNNAIETMWALFIGISIVMLFDFVLKVLRSYFLGVASKRTDTIISNKIFNHVLNIKINSKPASTGQFVSRLQSFESVREFFTSATVAAFVDFPFVIIFIIVVFYIAGPLAYITIFTVIISILVSWYMQRPLKEIIEKSVKEEQIKQTTMIETVTGLEIIKSVRAQNRMRTNWDNSVNKTVHYADKGHFLSQSITYFTAFISQFSNIAIVAGGVYLASEGDITMGAIIAAMILNGRVIAPVSQLVGLIIKFDKTMLSLSNLDEVMKMPVEKENKTYISRPILKGKIELKDVNFAYKEQNHQTLKNINLSIKPGEKVAILGKIGSGKSTLLKLIMNLYEPTTGSVLVDDLDTRQIDPVDLRRAIGCVPQEPFLFMGTIKDNITIGEQYVSDEELLKVSKVAGLDDFLGKHEAGFDLMVGERGEGLSGGERQSVTLARALISNPNILMLDEPTNSMDKQTEQAFIRKIEKIIHDKTLIIVTHKTSLLHLVNRVIIVENGQIAFDGPKEEVFNKPKGAKQ is encoded by the coding sequence TTGCAAGAAAAAGAAAAATTAGATGAAAGTCTAAATACCCTCAAGGACAGAAGAACTGTTGATACACTTTTAGAGTGCTTGATATTTTTATCAAAATATCATAAAAGAGAAGCCTCAGCAGAATCTTTGAAATTTAATCTTCCAGTTCATAATAAATCGTTAGATTTAGATATGTTTATTGATGCTGCAAAAAGAATTGGACTTACAAGTAAAGTTGTTAAAAGAGAAATAACAAAACTTACAAAGCTTGCTCTTCCTGCTGTGCTTTTGCTTGAAAAAGATAGATCATGTGTTTTACTTGATTATGATGAGAAAGAAGGAATAGCAAAAGTAATTCTTCCTGGTCTTAGTTCTGGTGAAACAGAAATGACTTTAGAAAAATTAAATTCTGAATATTTAGGTGAATTGATTATTTTAAAACCAGAATTTAATTTTAATAATAGAATAGAAAAAGAAATACAAGTAGATAGCCCTCAAAAATGGTTCTGGGGAACTTTATTTAGAAATAAAAATATTTACAAACAAGTTATTTTGGTTTCTTTATTTATTAATTTATTCATCTTAGCTACACCATTGTTTACAATGAATGTTTATGATAGAGTTTTACCTAATAATGCAATTGAAACTATGTGGGCATTGTTTATTGGTATTAGTATTGTAATGCTTTTTGATTTTGTTTTAAAAGTTTTAAGATCCTATTTTTTAGGGGTTGCAAGTAAAAGAACAGATACTATTATTTCAAATAAAATTTTTAATCATGTATTAAATATAAAAATAAACTCAAAACCAGCCTCTACTGGACAATTTGTAAGTAGGCTACAATCTTTTGAAAGCGTGAGAGAGTTTTTTACAAGTGCTACAGTAGCTGCTTTTGTTGATTTCCCTTTTGTTATTATCTTTATAATAGTTGTTTTTTATATCGCAGGACCATTGGCTTATATTACTATCTTTACAGTAATTATTTCAATTCTTGTTTCTTGGTATATGCAAAGACCATTAAAAGAGATAATTGAAAAATCTGTAAAAGAAGAGCAAATAAAACAAACAACAATGATTGAAACAGTTACTGGTTTAGAAATTATTAAAAGTGTAAGAGCTCAAAATAGAATGAGAACTAACTGGGATAATTCAGTAAATAAAACAGTTCATTATGCAGATAAAGGGCATTTTCTATCTCAAAGTATTACTTATTTTACTGCTTTTATTTCACAGTTTTCAAATATTGCAATTGTTGCAGGGGGAGTTTATCTTGCAAGTGAAGGTGATATTACAATGGGTGCTATTATTGCAGCTATGATTTTAAATGGAAGAGTAATTGCTCCTGTTTCTCAATTGGTAGGACTTATTATAAAGTTTGATAAAACAATGCTTTCATTAAGTAACTTAGATGAAGTTATGAAAATGCCAGTAGAAAAAGAGAATAAAACATATATCAGTAGACCTATATTAAAAGGTAAAATTGAATTAAAAGATGTAAACTTTGCATACAAAGAACAAAATCATCAAACTCTTAAAAATATAAACCTAAGTATAAAACCTGGAGAGAAGGTTGCTATATTAGGGAAAATTGGTTCTGGAAAGTCAACACTTCTTAAACTTATTATGAATCTTTATGAACCAACTACTGGTTCTGTTTTAGTTGATGATTTAGATACAAGACAAATTGATCCAGTTGATTTAAGAAGAGCAATAGGTTGTGTACCCCAAGAGCCTTTTTTATTTATGGGAACAATAAAAGATAATATAACAATTGGAGAACAATATGTATCCGATGAAGAGCTTTTAAAGGTATCAAAAGTTGCAGGACTCGATGACTTTTTAGGAAAACATGAAGCTGGTTTTGATTTGATGGTAGGAGAACGAGGTGAAGGTTTAAGTGGAGGTGAGAGACAGTCAGTTACTTTAGCAAGAGCATTAATTTCCAATCCAAATATTCTAATGCTTGATGAGCCAACGAACTCAATGGATAAACAAACAGAACAAGCATTTATTAGAAAAATAGAAAAAATTATCCATGACAAAACATTAATTATAGTTACTCATAAAACTTCATTGCTTCATTTAGTAAATAGAGTTATTATTGTGGAAAATGGGCAGATTGCTTTTGATGGTCCTAAAGAAGAAGTTTTTAATAAACCAAAAGGTGCAAAACAATGA
- a CDS encoding response regulator — translation MSELMKLKNKASEYSVLIVEDSKHIQKQMKNFVGKLFKEVYVADNGLVGLEIFKKSLPDLVLTDLTMPQMDGHEFIAKLLEFSPHAQVVIISAHAYEENIMKFKKLGINEFIQKPVNYDTLISSLLCSIEKIENSDEESIEDDLFKELYDSKLNNNKIELINHYKGIPFIHDASIINIEKDRIRIKTENVQIKAIRYEKKTTIHIENKILNAKLESYDELSNIVCLKDLVQVETSSKNRKTVRVDPDETFNGSIFANSERYSYKVESISSSSISFIAKNITNKLRLGDKVDIVIGFKTEHEASFENIIVHKERLAFKALVHKIKEINNDYSKIVFIYELSFGDRKILEKYIYQRQLFLIKEFKKLKF, via the coding sequence TTGTCTGAATTAATGAAACTAAAAAATAAAGCAAGTGAATATAGTGTTTTAATAGTAGAAGATAGTAAGCATATTCAAAAGCAGATGAAAAATTTTGTGGGTAAACTTTTTAAAGAAGTTTATGTAGCTGACAATGGTTTAGTTGGTTTAGAAATTTTTAAGAAAAGTTTACCAGATTTAGTTTTAACTGATTTAACAATGCCTCAAATGGATGGACATGAATTTATTGCAAAATTATTAGAATTTAGCCCTCATGCACAAGTAGTGATAATATCTGCTCATGCTTATGAAGAGAATATAATGAAGTTTAAAAAACTTGGAATAAATGAGTTTATACAAAAACCAGTAAACTACGATACTTTAATTTCTTCTTTATTGTGTTCAATTGAAAAGATAGAAAATAGTGATGAAGAATCAATTGAAGATGATTTATTTAAAGAGCTTTATGACTCTAAACTAAACAATAATAAAATTGAACTAATTAACCATTATAAAGGAATTCCTTTTATTCACGATGCTTCTATTATAAATATTGAAAAAGATAGAATAAGAATAAAAACAGAAAATGTACAGATAAAAGCTATAAGATATGAAAAAAAGACAACAATACATATTGAAAATAAAATTCTAAATGCTAAACTTGAAAGCTATGATGAACTTAGCAATATTGTTTGTTTAAAGGATTTAGTTCAAGTTGAAACTAGTTCAAAGAATAGAAAAACTGTACGAGTCGATCCTGATGAGACATTTAATGGATCAATTTTTGCTAATAGTGAAAGATATAGTTATAAAGTAGAGTCTATTTCTTCTTCCTCTATTTCTTTTATTGCTAAAAATATAACTAATAAGTTAAGGTTAGGAGATAAGGTAGATATTGTAATAGGTTTTAAAACAGAACATGAAGCTTCCTTTGAAAATATAATTGTTCATAAAGAAAGATTAGCCTTCAAAGCTTTAGTTCATAAAATTAAAGAAATCAATAATGATTATAGTAAAATAGTTTTTATATATGAATTGTCTTTTGGGGATAGAAAGATTTTAGAAAAATATATTTATCAACGGCAGTTATTTTTAATTAAAGAGTTTAAAAAATTGAAATTTTAA
- a CDS encoding ankyrin repeat domain-containing protein, translating to MNKYFFSLVFILSVFAGCATKNTGSPVEKDLHYAVRVNDMMLLNELLNKENIDTKDEYGYTPLHIAARFNHFDIAKVLISKGAQINTKDNYFDTPLIDSVKKGYTFMSELLICNGAKINAKDEKGVSVYEYARELNDNRTAKLLSSKNIQQECIGKVITPKKTTNTQFYNQISIDEYGILTDNTPNICGDIYDEDVRRIQISFDSGESVIEANILGKRWCAQVEEKLLNGYYRVDAISVNSINEKGLTSEELEIKAINSLPALLKKEFENDFAKWNASFDENRLIFRFNNPSLMFERGSNNLKQEYKNILSDFFPRYIAALVEYKNSIKNVYVEGHTSSAYSSAKSEEEKFSKNMALSQERADAVLEYLKTSLDSIVIENESFIDNTFKAVGKSSKELILNSDGSENPELSRRVEFKIEIK from the coding sequence ATGAATAAATATTTTTTTAGTTTAGTTTTTATACTAAGTGTTTTTGCAGGTTGTGCAACTAAAAATACAGGCTCACCTGTTGAAAAAGATTTACACTACGCTGTTAGAGTAAATGATATGATGTTATTAAATGAATTACTTAATAAAGAGAATATAGATACAAAAGATGAATATGGTTATACCCCTTTACATATTGCTGCAAGATTTAATCATTTTGATATAGCAAAAGTTCTTATATCAAAGGGTGCCCAAATAAATACAAAAGACAATTATTTTGATACACCTTTAATTGATTCTGTAAAAAAAGGTTATACTTTTATGTCAGAACTTCTAATATGTAATGGTGCAAAAATAAATGCAAAAGATGAAAAGGGTGTTTCTGTTTATGAGTATGCGAGAGAATTAAATGATAATAGAACAGCAAAATTACTTAGTTCAAAGAATATTCAACAAGAATGTATTGGCAAAGTAATAACTCCTAAAAAAACTACAAATACACAATTTTATAATCAAATCTCAATAGATGAATACGGAATATTAACTGATAATACGCCAAATATTTGTGGAGATATCTATGATGAGGATGTAAGAAGAATTCAAATTTCATTTGATTCAGGAGAAAGTGTAATAGAAGCTAATATTTTAGGGAAAAGATGGTGTGCACAAGTAGAAGAAAAACTTTTAAATGGTTATTATAGAGTTGATGCAATTTCTGTAAATTCAATTAATGAAAAGGGTCTTACCTCTGAAGAACTAGAGATAAAAGCAATCAATAGTTTACCTGCATTATTAAAAAAAGAGTTTGAAAATGATTTCGCAAAATGGAATGCTTCTTTTGATGAAAATAGATTAATATTTAGATTTAATAACCCTTCTTTAATGTTTGAAAGAGGAAGTAATAATCTTAAGCAAGAGTACAAAAATATTTTATCGGATTTCTTCCCTAGATATATAGCTGCTTTAGTTGAATATAAAAATTCTATAAAAAATGTTTATGTAGAAGGTCATACATCATCAGCTTATAGTAGTGCTAAATCAGAAGAAGAAAAATTTAGTAAAAATATGGCTCTATCACAAGAAAGAGCAGATGCAGTTTTAGAGTATTTAAAAACAAGCTTAGATTCTATAGTTATTGAAAATGAAAGTTTTATAGATAATACTTTTAAAGCAGTAGGTAAATCTTCAAAAGAGTTAATATTAAATAGTGATGGTTCTGAAAATCCTGAGTTATCAAGAAGAGTAGAGTTTAAAATAGAGATTAAATAA